One window from the genome of Bartonella sp. WD16.2 encodes:
- a CDS encoding YceD family protein, producing MSVKNVSQMMFALTYPVSVRSLSAKGIKIRICADQQECAHLAKNHDLLEVKSCEGEFHVLPWKKRGVYVKGLLQAHIVQSCVITLEPLENILHENIEITFIPEDSNLVKPKVSKDTRELLLDADGPDIPEVFYGDKVDIGAVMEEFFELSINHYPRKEDENMSLVKNLEEIEQKISPFSVLKGWK from the coding sequence ATGAGTGTTAAAAATGTTTCTCAAATGATGTTTGCTCTGACTTATCCAGTATCAGTACGCTCATTGTCTGCTAAGGGTATAAAAATTCGTATTTGCGCAGATCAGCAAGAATGCGCACATTTAGCCAAGAATCATGATTTACTTGAAGTAAAATCTTGTGAGGGAGAATTCCATGTTTTACCGTGGAAAAAGCGTGGGGTATATGTGAAAGGTTTGCTGCAGGCACATATAGTACAATCATGCGTTATTACATTGGAGCCATTGGAAAATATTCTCCACGAAAATATTGAAATTACGTTTATTCCTGAGGATTCAAATTTGGTTAAACCAAAGGTGTCAAAGGACACAAGGGAATTGCTTTTAGATGCAGATGGACCAGATATACCGGAAGTTTTTTATGGCGATAAAGTTGATATAGGTGCAGTTATGGAAGAATTTTTTGAATTATCAATTAATCATTATCCACGTAAAGAAGATGAGAATATGAGTTTAGTTAAAAATTTAGAAGAAATTGAGCAAAAAATATCACCATTTTCTGTTTTGAAAGGATGGAAATGA